One region of Anaeromyxobacter paludicola genomic DNA includes:
- a CDS encoding isoleucine--tRNA ligase → MKANLPQREPEILRDWEERRVFEKLVEQNVARGAPRFVFHDGPPYANGDIHMGHALNKVLKDVIAKYRNMKGEACDYLHGSDCHGLPIELKVDKELGPKKRDMDKPAIIAACRAYAKKWIKKQNEQFRRLGLMGRWEGYATMNPPYEAEIVRTFARAAEKGYLFRGKKPVYWCITDRTALAEAEVEYEEHTSPSIHVAFDLLSPLPDPKLAGKPARLVIWTTTPWTLPANLAVSAHPDFTYVAYQLGAQVVVVAKDLLPAFLAACAPEELKLADAPTPHTPAAHEAATGGGGAVAAAALAHPERILAHFDGKALEGLEYQHPFIDRRCPVILGEHVTLEAGTGLVHTAPGHGQEDYQVGLKYGLAVLNPVDGAGRFTAEAGKYAGQKIFEANPVIVADLAASGHLLSNPKASLRHSYPHCWRCHHPVVFRATDQWFLSLEHDELRRRTLEEIDRVRWIPSWGRERIYSMIQNRPDWCLSRQRTWGVPIPVFYCDGCDEPLVSPAVMGRVAEAFETEGIEAWYRHAPADFTGDAKCAKCGGTHFRREQDILDVWWDSGVSWAAVAAKTPSMGVPTDLYLEGSDQHRGWFHSSLLTSMAIRGNAPYKAVLTHGFVVDGQGKAMSKSLGNGIPPEDIIKKHGAEVLRLWVAASDYRDDVRLSDEILNGLAEGYRKIRNTLRWALGNLEGFDPARHALPEAELLPIDRWALSRLAAWVEKVTQAYEDYEFHLAYHATIQFCAVELSAFYFDVIKDRLYTAKADGPARRSAQTALHAVASDLVRLLAPILSFTASEAWGHLPGEKAETVFLAGLPKRARPQGAEALEARYAKLAEVRAAVQKALEEERKQKKIGSGLEAMVTVTAEGEQLALLREAAAELPTLFIVSKVALAEGPFAVAVAPAPGRKCARCWVYAEDVGASPAHPEVCGKCAAALA, encoded by the coding sequence ATGAAGGCCAACCTGCCGCAGCGGGAGCCGGAGATCCTGCGCGACTGGGAGGAGCGGCGGGTCTTCGAGAAGCTCGTCGAGCAGAACGTCGCCCGGGGCGCGCCGCGGTTCGTCTTCCACGACGGCCCGCCGTACGCCAACGGCGACATCCACATGGGCCACGCGCTCAACAAGGTCCTCAAGGACGTCATCGCCAAGTACCGCAACATGAAGGGCGAGGCGTGCGACTACCTGCACGGCTCCGACTGCCACGGCCTGCCCATCGAGCTCAAGGTGGACAAGGAGCTCGGCCCCAAGAAGCGCGACATGGACAAGCCGGCGATCATCGCCGCCTGCCGCGCCTACGCGAAGAAGTGGATCAAGAAGCAGAACGAGCAGTTCCGCCGGCTCGGGCTCATGGGGCGCTGGGAGGGGTACGCCACCATGAACCCGCCCTACGAGGCGGAGATCGTCCGCACCTTCGCGCGGGCCGCCGAGAAGGGCTACCTGTTCCGCGGCAAGAAGCCGGTCTACTGGTGCATCACCGACCGGACCGCGCTGGCCGAGGCCGAGGTGGAGTACGAGGAGCACACCTCGCCCTCGATCCACGTCGCCTTCGACCTCCTCTCGCCCCTCCCCGACCCGAAGCTCGCTGGCAAGCCGGCGCGCCTCGTCATCTGGACCACCACCCCCTGGACCCTGCCCGCCAACCTCGCGGTCTCGGCCCACCCCGACTTCACCTACGTCGCCTACCAGCTCGGCGCGCAGGTGGTGGTGGTCGCGAAGGACCTCCTCCCCGCCTTCCTCGCGGCCTGCGCGCCCGAGGAGCTGAAGCTCGCCGACGCCCCCACGCCCCACACCCCGGCGGCGCACGAGGCGGCGACCGGCGGCGGCGGCGCCGTGGCCGCCGCGGCCCTGGCCCACCCGGAGCGGATCCTCGCCCACTTCGACGGCAAGGCGCTCGAGGGGCTCGAGTACCAGCACCCCTTCATCGACCGGCGCTGCCCGGTGATCCTGGGCGAGCACGTCACCCTCGAGGCCGGCACCGGCCTCGTCCACACCGCCCCCGGCCACGGCCAGGAGGACTACCAGGTCGGCCTGAAGTACGGGCTCGCGGTGCTCAACCCGGTGGACGGCGCCGGGCGCTTCACCGCCGAGGCCGGCAAGTACGCGGGCCAGAAGATCTTCGAGGCGAACCCGGTCATCGTGGCCGACCTCGCCGCGTCGGGCCACCTGCTCTCGAACCCCAAGGCCTCGCTCCGCCACAGCTACCCGCACTGCTGGCGCTGCCACCACCCGGTGGTCTTCCGCGCGACCGACCAGTGGTTCCTCTCGCTCGAGCACGACGAGCTCCGCCGCCGCACGCTCGAGGAGATCGACCGCGTGCGCTGGATCCCGAGCTGGGGGCGCGAGCGCATCTACTCGATGATCCAGAACCGCCCGGACTGGTGCCTCTCGCGCCAGCGCACCTGGGGCGTGCCCATCCCTGTCTTCTACTGCGACGGCTGCGACGAGCCGCTCGTCTCGCCGGCGGTGATGGGCCGGGTCGCCGAGGCCTTCGAGACCGAGGGCATCGAGGCCTGGTACCGCCACGCGCCGGCCGACTTCACCGGCGACGCGAAGTGCGCCAAGTGCGGCGGGACCCACTTCCGCCGCGAGCAGGACATCCTCGACGTCTGGTGGGACTCGGGCGTCTCCTGGGCGGCGGTGGCGGCGAAGACGCCGAGCATGGGCGTCCCGACCGACCTCTACCTCGAGGGCTCCGACCAGCACCGCGGCTGGTTCCACAGCTCGCTCCTCACCTCCATGGCCATCCGCGGCAACGCGCCGTACAAGGCGGTGCTCACCCACGGCTTCGTGGTGGACGGCCAGGGCAAGGCGATGTCGAAGAGCCTCGGCAACGGCATCCCGCCCGAGGACATCATCAAGAAGCACGGCGCCGAGGTGCTGCGGCTCTGGGTGGCGGCCTCCGACTACCGCGACGACGTGCGGCTCTCCGACGAGATCCTGAACGGCCTCGCCGAGGGCTACCGCAAGATCCGCAACACCCTCCGCTGGGCGCTCGGCAACCTCGAGGGCTTCGACCCGGCGCGCCACGCGCTGCCCGAGGCGGAGCTCCTGCCCATCGACCGCTGGGCGCTCTCGCGGCTCGCCGCCTGGGTGGAGAAGGTGACGCAGGCGTACGAGGACTACGAGTTCCACCTCGCCTACCACGCCACCATCCAGTTCTGCGCCGTGGAGCTGTCGGCCTTCTACTTCGACGTGATCAAGGACCGGCTCTACACCGCCAAGGCCGACGGCCCGGCGCGGCGGAGCGCCCAGACCGCGCTCCACGCGGTCGCGAGCGACCTCGTGCGGCTGCTCGCCCCCATCCTCTCCTTCACCGCGAGCGAGGCCTGGGGCCACCTCCCGGGCGAGAAGGCCGAGACGGTCTTCCTCGCCGGGCTCCCGAAGCGGGCCCGCCCCCAGGGCGCCGAGGCGCTCGAGGCGCGCTACGCGAAGCTCGCCGAGGTGCGCGCCGCCGTGCAGAAGGCGCTCGAGGAGGAGCGGAAGCAGAAGAAGATCGGCTCCGGCCTGGAGGCCATGGTCACCGTGACCGCCGAGGGGGAGCAACTCGCGCTCCTGCGCGAGGCGGCGGCCGAGCTCCCCACCCTCTTCATCGTGTCCAAGGTGGCGCTCGCCGAGGGGCCGTTCGCGGTGGCGGTCGCGCCGGCCCCCGGACGGAAGTGCGCCCGCTGCTGGGTCTACGCCGAGGACGTGGGCGCGAGCCCGGCCCACCCCGAGGTCTGCGGCAAGTGCGCCGCGGCGCTGGCATGA
- the lspA gene encoding signal peptidase II, whose amino-acid sequence MRLAPKWRLLLALFLALVTADQVTKFLAVDRLTTAFDRAGAHGLGEKVAAFYALEHLEPYATAPFYVWSPVWRMNYVENPGAAWGLFRGLSDGVRNAFFTVVSLGAVAFILHYYRRLREEQRYLQLAMSLVLAGAVGNFIDRIARRYVIDFVEWYWWNRPDIRWPTFNVADSLIVVGVALLMLQPSRPADRPDPV is encoded by the coding sequence ATGAGGCTCGCCCCCAAGTGGCGGCTGCTCCTGGCGCTGTTCCTCGCGCTGGTCACGGCCGATCAGGTGACGAAGTTCCTCGCGGTGGACCGGCTCACCACCGCCTTCGACCGCGCCGGCGCGCACGGCCTCGGCGAGAAGGTGGCGGCGTTCTACGCCCTCGAGCACCTCGAGCCGTACGCGACGGCGCCCTTCTACGTCTGGTCTCCGGTCTGGCGGATGAACTACGTGGAGAACCCGGGCGCGGCCTGGGGGCTCTTCCGCGGGCTCTCCGACGGCGTGCGGAACGCCTTCTTCACCGTGGTCTCGCTCGGCGCGGTGGCGTTCATCCTCCACTACTACCGGCGGCTGCGGGAGGAGCAGCGCTACCTGCAGCTCGCCATGTCCCTCGTGCTCGCGGGCGCGGTCGGGAACTTCATCGACCGCATCGCGCGCCGGTACGTCATCGACTTCGTCGAGTGGTACTGGTGGAACCGGCCGGACATCCGCTGGCCCACCTTCAACGTGGCCGACTCGCTCATCGTGGTGGGGGTGGCGCTCCTGATGCTGCAGCCCTCGCGCCCGGCCGATCGGCCCGACCCCGTCTAG
- the lgt gene encoding prolipoprotein diacylglyceryl transferase produces MLPILFTLTLPGPAALALALAAVVALAVARAVSYRRESAKGRVAVSFGAALWDDKLTLGLLLAGLGAAWRAGLFDGPVRLPLHTYGLAMATAFLVAIHVAQRLARADGLDPDRVSDLAFWLIVAALVGSRLYFIAVNWDEYVGPGAGVATPLGRLPRLLAIWEGGLVFYGGFLGAVAASIVYLRRHRMPFLAYADALIPSVALGHFFGRLGCFAAGCCWGGVSHGHVPWLTRFPPESLAYQTFAARPNAAELLSPDRLSTLPVHPTQLYEAFGELGLFLLLVFVVRPRRRFTGQVLASWLLAYAVLRSLVEVFRGDVERGLVAGFGVGQWTSLLIFAAGAALFAWGRRQAGAAARPAAI; encoded by the coding sequence ATGCTCCCCATCCTCTTCACCCTGACCCTCCCGGGCCCGGCCGCGCTGGCGCTGGCCCTCGCCGCCGTGGTGGCGCTCGCCGTCGCGCGGGCCGTGAGCTACCGGCGCGAGTCGGCGAAGGGGCGCGTCGCCGTCTCCTTCGGCGCGGCGCTCTGGGACGACAAGCTCACCCTCGGGCTCCTCCTCGCCGGCCTCGGCGCGGCCTGGCGCGCCGGCCTCTTCGACGGTCCGGTGCGGCTGCCGCTCCACACCTACGGCCTCGCCATGGCGACCGCCTTCCTGGTGGCCATCCACGTCGCGCAGCGGCTCGCCCGGGCCGACGGGCTCGACCCGGATCGCGTGAGCGACCTCGCCTTCTGGCTCATCGTGGCCGCGCTGGTCGGCAGCCGGCTCTACTTCATCGCCGTGAACTGGGACGAGTACGTCGGGCCGGGCGCCGGGGTGGCGACCCCGCTCGGGCGCCTGCCGCGCCTCCTCGCCATCTGGGAGGGCGGGCTCGTCTTCTACGGCGGCTTCCTCGGCGCGGTGGCGGCCAGCATCGTGTACCTGCGGCGCCACCGGATGCCGTTCCTCGCCTACGCCGACGCGCTCATCCCCTCGGTGGCGCTCGGCCACTTCTTCGGCCGGCTCGGCTGCTTCGCCGCCGGCTGCTGCTGGGGCGGCGTCTCGCACGGGCACGTCCCGTGGCTGACCCGCTTCCCGCCCGAGTCGCTCGCCTACCAGACCTTCGCGGCCCGGCCCAACGCGGCCGAGCTGCTCTCGCCCGATCGGCTGAGCACCCTCCCCGTCCACCCCACCCAGCTCTACGAGGCCTTCGGCGAGCTCGGCCTGTTCCTCCTGCTCGTCTTCGTGGTGCGGCCGCGGCGCCGCTTCACCGGGCAGGTGCTCGCGAGCTGGCTGCTCGCCTACGCGGTGCTGCGGTCCCTGGTGGAGGTCTTCCGGGGCGACGTGGAGCGCGGGCTCGTGGCCGGCTTCGGCGTGGGGCAGTGGACGTCGCTCCTCATCTTCGCGGCGGGGGCCGCCCTCTTCGCCTGGGGCCGGCGGCAGGCCGGCGCGGCGGCCCGGCCGGCGGCGATTTGA
- a CDS encoding MXAN_5187 C-terminal domain-containing protein gives MTRPPNGPPGGPGAPGDRARDQSAGEALSDECDQVERDMDELRARYELYFLGVERVEPVRDRAVLKQQVNRLLTAFTRNAGLRFRVQALHARFISYERLWMRNSREREEGTYRRDLYKARRRAGRDPAGGSRPARAGAPAPAAPGSDAAPESAVAPAGAAEPGPPAALTAAATGSPRPAPPAPPIRPPGMAPPALARPPPGAGEDPRVRALYDAYVDAKRRCNEDVSRITYDAVARTVAQQTPQLRERLKAKDIDFKVVIQDGRAVLKAVPKG, from the coding sequence GTGACCCGTCCTCCCAACGGCCCGCCGGGCGGTCCCGGCGCTCCCGGCGACCGCGCCCGCGACCAGAGCGCGGGCGAGGCGCTCTCCGACGAGTGCGACCAGGTCGAGCGCGACATGGACGAGCTCCGGGCGCGCTACGAGCTCTACTTCCTCGGCGTGGAGCGGGTCGAGCCGGTGCGCGATCGCGCCGTGCTGAAGCAGCAGGTGAACCGGCTGCTCACGGCCTTCACGCGCAACGCCGGCCTGCGCTTCCGGGTCCAGGCGCTGCACGCGCGCTTCATCTCCTACGAGCGGCTCTGGATGCGGAACTCCCGCGAGCGCGAGGAGGGCACGTACCGGCGCGACCTCTACAAGGCGCGGCGCCGCGCCGGGCGCGATCCTGCGGGCGGGTCGAGGCCGGCCCGCGCCGGCGCCCCTGCCCCCGCCGCGCCCGGCAGCGACGCGGCGCCGGAGAGCGCCGTCGCTCCCGCGGGAGCGGCCGAGCCGGGCCCGCCGGCCGCGCTCACGGCCGCCGCGACCGGGTCGCCCCGCCCCGCTCCCCCTGCCCCTCCGATCCGCCCGCCCGGCATGGCGCCCCCCGCGCTCGCACGGCCGCCGCCAGGCGCCGGAGAGGATCCGCGGGTGCGCGCGCTCTACGACGCCTACGTGGACGCGAAGCGGCGCTGCAACGAGGACGTGTCGCGCATCACCTACGACGCCGTGGCGCGCACCGTCGCCCAGCAGACGCCGCAGCTGCGCGAGCGGCTCAAGGCGAAGGACATCGACTTCAAGGTCGTGATCCAGGACGGGCGGGCCGTGCTGAAGGCCGTGCCGAAGGGCTGA